In Candidatus Equadaptatus faecalis, one DNA window encodes the following:
- a CDS encoding four helix bundle protein, with protein sequence MTYTTRTTVKASDSELVVITKARDICSYVLTITAKSPKRFRFTLATKLQNYALEAAEQMYLANEIYPSGEHKKEMAEQRHGHQDKAMAALKMLGWLTHLAAEQGCILQKQYETLAGMLYGCMKLLTAWKKL encoded by the coding sequence ATGACCTACACGACAAGAACAACGGTAAAAGCCTCAGACAGCGAACTTGTGGTAATAACCAAAGCGCGTGATATATGCAGCTACGTACTGACAATAACGGCGAAATCACCCAAACGCTTCCGCTTCACGCTTGCGACAAAACTGCAAAACTACGCGCTTGAAGCGGCAGAACAAATGTACCTTGCAAACGAAATATACCCGTCGGGGGAACACAAAAAAGAAATGGCAGAACAACGGCACGGGCATCAGGACAAAGCAATGGCGGCGCTCAAAATGCTCGGCTGGCTTACGCACCTTGCGGCGGAACAGGGCTGCATACTTCAAAAGCAATACGAAACGCTTGCGGGAATGCTGTACGGCTGCATGAAACTGCTGACGGCATGGAAGAAACTCTAA